In the Plasmodium yoelii strain 17X genome assembly, chromosome: 3 genome, one interval contains:
- a CDS encoding acyl carrier protein, putative: MLFRKMKIILLSIFFLYYVNAFKNMNNHAPLQIASRRNEKTSFRNNDSFMEKKKSRTSLNSTFDEIKGIISKQLSVEEDKIQLNSSFTKDLGADSLDQVELIMALEEHFKITISDQDALKINTVEEAIDFIEKNKKPDA, from the exons ATGCTGTTTCGCAAAATGAAGATCATCTTACTTTCCATATTTTTCCTGTACTATGTAAACG cctttaaaaatatgaacaaccATGCCCCATTGCAAATAGCTAGTCGACGAAATGAAAAGACAAGTTTTAGAAATAATGACAGttttatggaaaaaaaaaaatcaagaaCTTCTTTAAATAGTACATTTGATGAAattaaaggtataatatcaAAGCAATTATCAGTTGAAGAGGATAAAATACAGCTAAATTCGAGTTTTACTAAA GACTTAGGAGCTGACAGCTTAGATCAAGTTGAATTAATAATGGCCTTAGAAGAGCATTTTAAAATTACAATTTCAGATCAAGATGCTTTAAAAATTAACACAGTTGAGGAGGCTATAgattttatagaaaaaaataaaaagccTGACGCATAA
- a CDS encoding phosphatase, whose translation MLRKKDAEKNENKNEKEIHISFYNKLKKRNEKKKKLKQHLCCSFKLYNLRRNGYFNFYNFPKKLLICRKCIFTHFEINVVANIIFMRHGARTPKKKIKNIWPFVEKKGDLTYLGFEQSIKIGEYLREHYHSLKKLNKRLNKRLNKKHNKKRCRHVGDDNVFKFFEWNEEHPIKEMLNYFICVKKMNSTERPLFMNDRIIENCLFLNYINYFYFHKKHLVKKKIKNYDIKKKKKKYDKFIKLINKYLSIRTTNSERCKLTAYAIICGILGINKNIYISFFLLKYINNINFFQDMWKIFKIFYKETFNNYIYSHIWNIWWNKNKKGLENYNFIFSYNVEKTLNFDSNLCYYKNKYNYTKIIQRYDLFMNIISFTNFYINIFFYFLKILYILSSIVKVSERDTIMLPNLKSKNDYIKFLKNYILDNSNIYNFLNYYYKTEISIIYYLTKWQSNYICRFSLMLNNKYSTYSGGGEKNKAVIMQTEKKNRIGMIQNKISTVLKNYNSTLYILKKKLNKYIILNDIKKINYSSCYIKNYLHLPILVNLKNMDMKSHKIKRNKIKPISYWCDKNDYMELHNYKYHIFKRRQKNVKIIKQFVSSYDAYLYHNINIIFDIKKGYKNLEPKEINSQNFVQKKHEKINKLFFNKIYQCYKWMMKFEYKNKYLSWACSGLSLIDVVINFLISARLFEIFEKNKKIKQKKQKKQKKQKKQKKIYPSKVILYLTHQSAILSFQSCIGIKKKYMKIPPFGGFISLELVHIKMKDVKNDLKMLYSNFGYDNNTVNIFCCREDCVWKKKKKKYRKRRKRIKEIKENNKLENYKNVFKFYGNKIHDLKTLFFLLCKENIDIDHLIQLYDECLKNNYKDIRNFNLKNYDNVEDNKKKRKFHGFFVKFTFNNFFPLKIEKKNISTNNSHKINDNHIIKDISNFDRKKKKSLKKFPKNDYNKLDKIIKIYHNNCINLENTHDKYMDYIYNSNSSIYRNIYTKLNKIYFIQNNIKKNTHFNNKLMPQKYNYRQKKNENVLKPKSENKYLTQLDSFKFRDKFCKNKNVLVSTNLEIKKNHKFYFFQNKNVDLSDKNDGATGYRFKGPRKNGALKIFKKWAKKKTFKNEASTQSRQYFNDNIICLDCLVAYLKKMIRVYGNPEMA comes from the coding sequence ATGCTAAGGAAAAAGGACgctgaaaaaaatgaaaataaaaatgaaaaggaaatacatatttcattttataacAAACTTAAGAAGAGgaatgaaaagaaaaaaaagttgAAGCAACATTTATGTTGTTCATTTAAATTGTACAATTTAAGAAGAAATggttattttaatttttataattttccaaaaaaattattaatttgcAGAAAATGTATTTTTACACATTTTGAAATTAATGTAGTTGcaaacataatttttatgagaCATGGAGCTAGAAcccccaaaaaaaaaattaaaaatatatggcCATTTGTGGAAAAAAAAGGAGATCTAACTTATCTGGGATTTGAACAATCGATCAAAATTGGGGAATATTTAAGGGAACATTATCATAGtttaaaaaagttaaataAAAGGTTAAATAAAAggttaaataaaaaacataacaAAAAGAGGTGTAGACATGTAGGGGATGATAAcgtttttaaattttttgagTGGAATGAAGAGCATCCAATTAAAGAAatgttaaattattttatttgtgtaaaaaaaatgaactcTACAGAAAGACCATTATTTATGAACGATCGAATAATAGAGAATTGtctttttttgaattatataaattatttttattttcacaaaaaacatttggtaaaaaaaaaaataaaaaattatgatataaaaaaaaaaaaaaaaaaatatgataaattcataaaacttataaataaatatttgtctATTAGAACAACAAATAGTGAACGATGCAAATTAACAGCATATGCAATTATTTGTGGTATTttaggtataaataaaaatatatatataagtttttttcttttaaaatatataaataatattaatttttttcaagaTATGtggaaaatatttaaaattttttataaagaaacatttaataattatatttatagtcATATTTGGAATATATGgtggaataaaaataaaaagggtttagaaaattataattttatttttagttaTAATGTTGAAAAGACATTAAATTTTGATTCTAATTTatgttattataaaaataaatataattacacaaaaataatacaaagatatgatttatttatgaatataattagtttcacaaatttttatattaatatatttttttattttttaaaaatattatatatcttatctTCAATTGTTAAAGTGTCGGAAAGAGATACAATCATGTTACCAAATCTAAAGtcaaaaaatgattatattaaatttttaaaaaattatattttagataattctaatatttataattttttaaattattattacaaaactgaaatatctataatttattatctaACCAAATGGCAatcaaattatatttgtaGATTCAGTTTGATGttaaacaataaatataGCACTTATTCAGGTGGaggtgaaaaaaataaggcAGTCATTATGCAGACTGAAAAAAAGAACAGAATAGGAAtgatacaaaataaaatttccacagttttaaaaaattataattctactttatatatattaaagaaaaagttaaataaatacataattttgaatgatataaaaaaaattaattattcatcatgttatataaaaaattatttgcaTTTACCAATTTTagttaatttaaaaaatatggatatgaAAAGCCATAAAATAAAacgtaataaaataaagccAATATCTTATTGGtgtgataaaaatgattatatggaattacataattataaatatcatatttttaaaagaagacaaaaaaatgtaaaaataattaaacaGTTTGTAAGTTCATATGatgcatatttatatcacaatattaatattatttttgatattaaaaaggggtataaaaatttagaaccaaaagaaataaattctCAAAATTTTGTTCAGAAAAAAcacgaaaaaataaataaattattttttaataaaatatatcagtGTTATAAATGGATGATgaaatttgaatataaaaataaatatttgtctTGGGCATGTAGTGGTTTGTCTTTAATTGATGTTGTTATCAACTTTTTAATAAGTGCAAGATTGTTTgaaatttttgaaaaaaataaaaaaataaaacaaaaaaaacaaaaaaaacaaaaaaaacaaaaaaaacaaaaaaaaatatacccCTCCAaagttatattatatttaactcACCAATCTGCTATTTTATCGTTTCAATCTTGTATaggtataaaaaaaaaatacatgaaAATTCCACCATTTGGTGGTTTTATATCTTTAGAATtagtacatataaaaatgaaagatgttaaaaatgatttaaaaatgttatactcAAATTTTggatatgataataatactGTCAACATATTTTGTTGTAGAGAAGATTGtgtttggaaaaaaaaaaaaaaaaaatatagaaaaagacGAAAACGaattaaagaaataaaagagaataataaattggaaaattataaaaatgtgttCAAATTTTATGGTAATAAAATTCACGATCttaaaacattattttttcttttatgtAAAGAAAATATCGATATAGATCATCTTATTCAATTATATGATGAATgtctaaaaaataattataaagatattcgaaattttaatttaaaaaattatgataatgttgaggataataaaaaaaaaaggaaatttcATGgcttttttgttaaatttacttttaataatttttttcctttaaaaattgaaaaaaaaaatatatctactAATAATAGtcacaaaataaatgataaccACATTATTAAAGACATATCTAATTTtgatcgaaaaaaaaaaaaatctttaaaaaaattcccaaaaaatgattataataaacttgataaaattataaaaatatatcataataattgTATTAACTTGGAAAATACACatgataaatatatggattatatatataatagtaataGTTCTATTTATCGAAAcatttatacaaaattaaataaaatatattttatacaaaataatataaaaaaaaacacacattttaataacaaattaatgcctcaaaaatataattatcgacaaaaaaaaaatgaaaatgttttaaaaccAAAGAGTGAAAACAAATATTTGACTCAATTGGATAGTTTCAAATTTAGGGATAAATTttgcaaaaataaaaatgtgttaGTATCCACAAAtcttgaaataaaaaaaaatcacaaattttatttttttcaaaataaaaatgtagacttgagtgataaaaatgatggtGCAACAGGGTACCGATTTAAAGGTCCGAGAAAAAATGGtgcattaaaaatatttaaaaaatgggcaaaaaaaaaaacttttaaaaatgaagCAAGCACACAAAGTAGACAATATTTCAATGACAATATCATTTGCTTAGATTGTCTAGTCGcatacttaaaaaaaatgataaggGTTTATGGCAACCCTGAAATGGCGTGA
- a CDS encoding ribosome releasing factor: MLQKHVVGFAFFFGIIILSIITGIKCVYLKRQINEHLFETSQNKYPSFFLENKYNIKNKTFFKNHKKIKYHNKRESEKKRNKPYLLYGHKKKNKNNIGNKNNDDKNLEQTLKTKTSTKWNQTNKNEKGKGGEINYDEDDEENEIKAKKAKKAKKIEKAISNDIKEEIKKKNNETLTLKNCSIKKNKLNNLMNQNEENNSTHDQVENGDEDEDGEENEDENEDENEDENEEEIIITEDEFENLSKLCSEKMNKIYDHIKKESYRFNLNNVSSAMFESERVKINEQIYTINHICHIKKKENLFIITPYDPYFVNFIYIHFTKEYNELKFYIKDKSVYVVIPPLSEHLKNEIKNKIKDKIEESKITLRNVRKKFMNKLEKIKNYIGKDIYFKQKNHIQSLHDQTKKNIEKIFNEAI; this comes from the coding sequence atgttgcAAAAACATGTCGTTGgatttgctttttttttcggtattattattttgagtATCATAACTGGAATTAAATGTGTGTATTTGAAAAGACAGATTAATGAGCATTTATTTGAAACttcacaaaataaatatcctagtttttttttagaaaataaatataatataaaaaataaaactttttttaaaaaccataaaaagataaaataccATAACAAAAGagaaagtgaaaaaaaaagaaacaagCCATATTTGCTGTATggtcataaaaaaaaaaataaaaataatattggcaataaaaataatgacgATAAAAATTTAGAACAAACTTTAAAAACTAAAACATCGACAAAATGGAACCAAacgaataaaaatgaaaaagggAAAGGTggtgaaataaattatgacgAAGATGATGaggaaaatgaaataaaagcaaaaaaagcaaaaaaagcaaaaaaaatagaaaaagcAATTTCAAATGATATtaaagaagaaataaaaaaaaaaaataatgaaacattAACACTCAAAAATTgtagtataaaaaaaaataaattaaataatctTATGAACCAAAATGAAGAGAATAATTCTACACATGACCAAGTTGAAAATGGAGATGAAGATGAAGATGgagaagaaaatgaagatgaaaatgaagatgaaaatgaagatgaaaatgaagaagaaatAATTATTACAGAAGACGAGTTTGAAAACTTAAGTAAATTATGTTctgaaaaaatgaataaaatttatgaccatataaaaaaagaatcaTACagatttaatttaaataatgtttCAAGTGCAATGTTTGAAAGTGAGagagtaaaaataaatgaacagatatatacaataaatcatatttgccatataaaaaaaaaagagaatttatttattataactCCTTATGATCcttattttgttaattttatttatattcattttactaaagaatataatgaactaaaattttatataaaagatAAATCAGTATATGTTGTTATACCACCTTTATCtgaacatttaaaaaatgaaattaaaaataaaattaaagacAAAATAGAAGAATCAAAAATAACTCTAAGAAATGTTcgaaaaaaatttatgaataaattggaaaaaattaaaaattatattggaaaagatatttattttaaacaaaaaaatcatattcAAAGTTTACATGAtcagacaaaaaaaaatattgaaaaaatattcaatGAAGcgatataa